Part of the Zea mays cultivar B73 chromosome 4, Zm-B73-REFERENCE-NAM-5.0, whole genome shotgun sequence genome is shown below.
tagatgatcctgtaaaaataGCTCAACAAAATAAACTTGGTCTAAAATTGGATTAGTGAGATCAAAAACCAAGTTCGAATGAAGAGTATTAGAGGAtagaacttcttcacttaattgctctcacaaggtgagtattaaacttagagcaatattgTAAGTGAAGTGAAATGCTAGAAAGAGTAGAGTCGCAATAAGGTAAAGTAACTTAGACAAGTAAACACAgtgatttttatcctgtggttcagtCAAGCATAAAATGATTGtgtattccacgttgtggtgtcccaatggacggggttgcactcaacccctctcaagtgatccaatgatcaacttgagtaccacagttctCTTTCTTATCTCAAGTTTTTCccggttgtgaggaatctccacaatttggagtctctcacgcctaacACAGTTGATCTCAAATGAACCACAAGAGTAAGAGGGAGTAGAAACACGCACAAGAGACAAAATCATAGCagcacacgcacacaagttgagAGAGGAGCACAAGAGACAACACAACGGAGTTATAGCTCAAAACACCTGCTCGAATCTCAATGTAGCGAAGCAAAGGCGTGCATGCAATGTCTCGGTGTTGTAGAATATTCAATAGATGCTTGGTTTTCTGCTCCATGCgctagggatcccttttataaCCCCAAGGGTCCTAGGAGTTGTTGCTCTTCTATTTGGAAGGCTCTGATTGCCTTCTGTCcgagggcgcaccggactgtctagtgcacgCTAGACAGTGAATAGTGTGCAATTCCTTTCCTTGTTAGCGAAGCCAACCATTGCCAATCTCTGGtcccatggcacaccggacaatccggtggcgcaccggacagttcggtgcagccTGGAGACGTTGGCCGGGCATACATGGCGACTGGTGACCGCGAGGCCGACCGTTGGCCAAGCGCGCGACTGACACACCAGATAGTCTAGTGCACACcgaacaatccggtgaattatagtcgtgacACCCTTCTATTTTCTCGAGAGCGGCATGTTCACTGGGGCTCtagcctgtgcaccggacactgccggtgcacaccggacagtccggtgaactcaggctggTGCAAATTTGGCTAGCTTGAGCCAAACCTCTCCATTTTGTTTTCTCTCGTTTTGGAAAGcctcctagcacttagacaaatataatagtacacaaaacaattgactaaatactagaatcatacctttgtttcTCCAAAATAATAGAATGTTCAATTCACTCCTATCACTCTCAATTTGTTTCTCTTTGACCTTGTGCTCATACTCACAGTAGCATGTTAGTTCAAAGTGACaggtttgtcatttaatcaccaaaacacataGAAATTGccaaagggcacattttcctttcaccaACACAATAGGCCCATCAAAGAAGATTCATCGTTAGATCCGCGACCGAGACACAAGATCCATCCTTGGGCAACCCAAACCGATGACTGATGGTGAGGTGAACAATTTCTTAGTGGCACTACAAAAGCGACGCAATAGGACCAACAGTACATTCCTCGTTGACACGAGGATGGCATTCGATCATGATTCGACCGACAGTGTTGGCACCACAAGAGACGCTACATCATTGATCTAGCTCATTAGCCATCACCATGGATGCCACCATCCATGTCGAAGAGTTGGAGCACAGAGGGGAACAAGATCCTTACTACCATCATCCTTGCAACGGTACGGTCCTTCAATCGTGTGCTCGGGAAGCGGCGAGGTTGGAGCAAAAGGGTAGAAGATTATAGTGGTGACACAGGTTTTTCCTGTGTCGCCGCTGTATGGAGAGACGTGGTGGCTCTTTGGAGTTACACAAAAGGGAGGCAACTAGGTTACTAAAAGTTGTGATGCACATTTTTGGATCTCAAAGGATGTGTTCATATTGGAGGCATATTCTATATTACACATAGGTATaccttgtttaaatgggatagttGTTCGAACAAGTTCCAAACCTTCACAATAATTTGTGCTTTATTTGAACTTGTTGTTGAGCCCGATCTCAACGTGTCTACCATGTAACCTGCATAAATGCATTTCATATGCTGAGTGAAAAACCATAATTCCAATCCATGTGTCGTCTCCCGTGAGGTGGCTCGAGTCACACCAAATCCTAGTCATCGTTGCCCCTTCCTCATCCTCTCTCTGCTTTGCTGCCACTAGAGTAAGCAACCGAAACTATCGAGATGCTTGAGAGAAAGGTGGTGCGGGGTCCAGCTCACGATTAGGCTCACAAGCGTGGTGGCAGCGGTGCCACAATAGGTACCCATGTTAGTGCCCCTCCTCTCATCATTCAAATAGCTACAATCTCAAATCAAACCTAATTAGTCCTAAAATTTACCAAATTGAAAACCTATGTACCTCAATTGATGGTATGATAGCTCTGTTGGGCTAACACCTAGTAGCCCCAACTTCATTGGTCATCTTCTTACTTTGCATCACTGCCTGCCTCGCGGGCGCATCGCTAGTGTACGAGAGTGGAGTGATCGTGGAGGACCGCAGGTGAAGGTAATCACTGTGGAAGGAAAAGTGGGGCGGGGAACAGAGAGAGGTGTATGAGAGGGGGTGACACATGGAGAAACTCCTGCATTATAGAAAGCACTATAGGAATAGAGATTGCATATGGATGTGAGTTGAGGTCACAATCCAACCATCCGTGGAATGTAGTTTTAGTTTCTCATTGTTATTAGTtgtatttttgttgtggttgctCGACTTTTTAGGAGTTTTTTGTTGATATGTTGTATTTACCCAATTTATTTACACAATGCCTGTTTTCTTTTTAATATAATCAGCAGCTCTTCTGATTATATATGTTTTTTTAAAAACAAGCTTACAGTTCACACAATTCAATGACTGTGACCCACCCTGAGGGTTTGTTTGGGAGCAATGATACCGAAGTAGATTGGAGGTGCTAAAATCAATAAGGAGATTTTGGCCCCTTTAATACACTCTGATATCATTGCTCTCATACAAAACCCTGAATAAGGAAGTGAACCCTAGGTCAGAAAGTCCCCCAACAGAACTATGTACCATAGCTTTGCATCTTGTATCACTGTACCACAACTTTGTTTATTGATTCAATCATTTCAAACGAGTCTTGCCTACCAACGCCCAAAAAAACAAAAATGTAAACATGAAAGCCTTGCCTCTagagcaaaaaagaaaaagaaaatggacACACTATAGCCACATATAAACATCATGAATAATGCATGTATAATGCTCTAGATTAAGGGGTATTTATTTAGGATTATAATTTGTTCACATTATATGATCTACTAAATTTTCAACTAACACTTATGGGTGTTTGTTTGGGACTATAATCTACCTAGATATTATATAATCCAATAAATTTTGAACTAACAATTAGTTCAAaatttgttggattatataattaAGATAGATTATAATACTAAATAGTTCAAAATTTGTTAGATTATATTATAATCTAGACAGATTATAATATCAAACAAATAGCTCATAAGGGCTATTTTGGAAACTCTATTTTTTCAAgaaatttctatttttctaaaaaaaataATTTTTCTTGAAAAATAGAAATCCTTAAAAATGAGATTCCAGACTAGCCATAAGACATGAAATATTCATGTGAGGCACAGATGGAAGACCTTAGACCATCACATAAACAAGTCAATTGTGCCGAGGGAGCCGGCTGCCATGGAGATACAGATTCATGTCGCCCCCATAAGCAGTACATCTCACGTCATTATCGAATCGAGAACAGTGACGCATATCACTTGGGAATGGAATTGATACTGACTAAACAAATGGCACTATGATCCAGAACAATGATCAGAAGGCGGCCGCACGGCgtcaacggcggcggcggcggggtggGGGTCGGCCGCCCAGACGATGTCCTTGAGCGCCGGCCGGAGCACCTCGCTGCAGAAGGAGCGGTACTCGAGTGTGTCGCCGCCGTCCTTCTTGATGTCGACTACGAGCACGGACGGCGCCAAGCAGAATATGTCGGCCGCGACGGCTAGGCGGCCCTTGCGGCCCCCGCGCCCGGCGCCCTCGAGCCGAACGCCGCGGGCACCGCTCTTGGTCACCCGCATCCGCCCGCCGCTGCGGGCGGCCACCTCCTCGAGACGGGAGACGACGCCGCTCGCGGGCTCCCGCGTCGCGAACCGCATGCCgtcctcccggtgccccctcgccGGACCGCCTTCCACGTCGAACAGCGGCGAGAGGTCTAACCCTGCGGAGAGGGAGATCAGGTGGAACGCGTTTAGCGTCTCCGGCAGCTcgtccttgtcgccgccgccgctgtCCTTTGCGGAGCAGGCAGCCTCGGCcggtggctcggcggcggcggctgtaACGGCCCTGGAGACGGACGGCTTGTTAAACCACGGCGTCTCGACGATCTGGGCGACGGTGATGCGGGTGTCCGGGTCGGGGTCGAGCAGCTTGGGGATGAGCCTGCGCGCCTCCGTGGACAGCCACGGCGGGCAGCGGTAGTCCCTGCGGCTCATCTTGATGAACATGGCGGCGATGCTGTCCTTTGGGAACGGCAGCGAGCCGGCGAGGAGCACGTAGAGGACGACGCCGCACGACCAGACGTCGGCCTTGGCGCCGTCGTAGCCCCTGTTCCGGAACACCTCGGGCGCGACGTACCCGGGCGTCCCGCAGATCGTGTGCAGCAGCCCGTCGGCGCGCGCGTGGTCGGCGAGCGCGCTGAGGCCGAAATCCACGACCTTGAGGTTGCCCGCTTCGTCGACGAGGAGGTTCTCGGGCTTGAGGTCGCGGTGGAACACGCCCCGCGCGTGGCAGAAGTCGACGGCGGAGACGAGCTGCCGGAAGTAGCGGCGTGCCACGTCCTCCCTGACGCGGCCGGAGCGCGCGATGCGAGCCAAGAGGTCCCCGCCGCGGACGAGCTCCAGCGCGAGGTAGATCTTGGTGCGCGTGGCCATCACCTCGTGCAGCTCCACGATGTTGGGGTGCGACACGCGCTTCATGACGGCGATCTCGCGCTTGATCTGCTCCATCATGCCCGTGCGCAGCAACTTGTCCTTGGCGAGCACCTTcaccgccacgccacgcccggtgcGCAGGTCCCGCGCCTCGTGGACGCGCCCGAAGTTGCCGTGCCCCAGCACGTGGCCCAGCTCGTATCGGCCCTGCAGCACCCCGCCCTTCttcacctccgcctccgcctccgcctcccccTCAACCATGTCTGATCGCTGGATCGATTCGCTACTAGAAACGACAGAACTATCTGCAAACTACTACACCCTACGACGAAGACGACGACTAGCAGAAGGAAGGAAGGATGGATATGATCTACCCGTCCTCAACGTGCTTGCGGTGGCAGGTTCGGTCGCCGCGCAGCTCGCGCTGGCCGGCGACGTCAGTGCCTGAGCGCCGCCTCATCGCTCCGCATTCCCTGGGGGGCGCCGGGGCGCCTGAGTCTCGCCGGGAGTAGATCGGAGGAAGCAGGGGGGCGGCGGTGGTTTTGCGTGGCGAACGATATACGTGTGTGATGTGAACTGTGAATGGCTCAGCTCCGCGGCGTCCGCCTTTATTATGACTGAACTGTGGCGGCGGCGGTACAGGGGCCTACTAGGGCATGCAGTAGGCGGTGGCCATACGTTCTCGGCCCGACGATGTGGATCAGCTGGTGCAGGGAGCGGTAGGGATATACTAGCAGGGGCCAGGGGGATTTGATGGCTGCGGTTGTTAGGATGCGTCGGACGACGCGGAGTCTAATTATAGGGCTGGACGACCTGATTGGGGTAGGCTGACAGCTACCTCTACCTCTAGTCTAGCTAGGTTACGAGATGAAAGAAGCATGCGTACCCGCGGCCGGCAATGCCAATGCAGAGCTGCAAACCCAACGACGGGATGGAGAATCGGTCGGTGTTTTGAATCAACACCAATAATTAAATTTTTGTATGCAAGTTTTGGATCTTAATAGTGTGGCACAAGATTTATATTGGTTCAAGCGGAACGTGGCTACTTTCATTTTTTCGGTGGCTTGCACTACCGGCATCTGATTGTTGATTACTCGTACTAGGGTTACAAGTGAGCGAGAGAATGAAGGATTCCAAGTCTCTATGCGATGTTGGTTCTTAAGATCTACGTATCGGGTGTTTGCTAATTGGCTAAGCCATCTATTGTTGTTGCTCTTTTGTTCGTCTAGGTCCCCTAGATTGGGCCGACCACCCCATTTTATAGTCTAAGTAAAAGGGGTCAGTTACAGATGGCTTCCCTTAGAAGGATCATTGTACCGTTGTAATACAGAGTAATTCTCTCCTGATAAAATCATTATTGTGTGTCCTTATCTGTTCTTGGACAGCCTTCCGGCCATCTACTTTCAATTTCGTTGGGGAAGCGTGTCGACGAAGGGAGTCTAAGTGTCATCATTGTGTTCTCTGGCTACGTCTTCCACGTCGACCCTCGATCTCCGCGGCCTAACCCTTGGCCTTCCTCCGTCGCTTTGTGACCCTTGTAGGGCGTTGAGGGGACTCAGGCCTAaattcgtaggtcatgagtggactCAGGTCTAGGGCTTATAAGCTATAATTTGGAGGGAGATTGGTGACATGTTGTGCTCTAACTTGGCGTCAGGCGCAGTTGATGTGGCATGTGTAGCATTAATGGCGGGTAGCAGTCCAACGGTTGCATGGGACCTACTCGAGCGACCCCCTCGACGATCTGTCTGACTCCTCGACCTAGTTCCGCCTCACCGGACCCCCTAGCTCGACGCGTGTGAGTCATCTAGGGGTGGATTTATCGAGGAGGGGCTCTATCCGTCCCCTCTTACTCGTGGCCCCCAGGGTTCCGGAGATCTGAGATCCCCGATAGTAGTCGCATGCCCCTGAGGGGAGTGTGTTTCTCCTTGGGGGCTATTCGATGGGTCAGACAACATTTAATTCTACTGTCTCTCGATTATCACTCCTCGAGAGTAAGTCGTGTGGGGACTGTCCCGGGCTTTATTGATGCAAGCTCCCATAGTTTGTGCATCGGGAGTCGAACTGTCTCCTCATGTCCATCCTTGGTAGTGATGGACCGAAGGTGCGTCATTTTGTTGTCTTGAGTTTCTTCTTATAAGTAGGCCTCTCGTGTGGCCTTGTTTTTTTCACTATCCACCCTTTTTGTCAGGAGAGGAGCAACTTCCTTCCTCATAGTTTCCCATGGATCCAAGCAAGCGCCCGACATATCACCATCCCCTAGTTATGAGGCCTCTTAGGCAGCGCATGTTCGATTCAGAGTATGGATCCCTTCATCATTGGGAGTTTTATATTTTTCGTCTTGCTTCTTACCTTTTGCACCTTTCGTAGGCACATGATCTCGATGGGTCAGAAGGGAATTAGGGTGTCCATTTGCCAAGGTGAGCCTCTAGTCCTTCTGACGCAGCCGCCAGTAGACCTtctagattgtaagtgcaatcaagccCTAATTGTGGATTTTAGTGATAATGACCATACAATTAGAGGACTAATCTGTTTACTAAACAATGTGACAGGAAAAGCACCAAAAAGGGAGAAAGCTTAAGGCAAAGAGGGACACCAAATAGTTATAAAAACTATTATGCATTTTATTCATTTTGATAGTGTAGAATTGTCGTACTATTAAGTTTCTATGAGTTTGTCTATGCCTTTGATTATCCATTGCTCAAACTCCACAAAACAACTCTACCTAAACCCAGTTAGCTAGTGCCAAAATTTTAGATCATTCTGCTTAGTTTGGGTTGCGCGTCACTGTCACGCATATGCGAGGCACTAACGTGCCCCGGCACTACCGAACATTTATCGACCATTGATTTTCCTTGTGTTGTTTAATCCTCTGGTCTCCAATAGTTACCTGATGTGTATCCTAAAACAGGTATGCTGCAGGACAGGTTACAAGTACCCCTGGGTCCCCTTTGAATCTCCCTCTCCCTCACTTGCTCATTTTGGCTCAAAATTTCTGGCTCTTCTCCTCTAAAGCTGAGAGAAAACCCCAAGAACAGCAAAAACCCTAGGGTTTCCTCAGTTTTCCCATTGAGCGTTGGAGCATCTCAAAGCCGGCATTCACTTATTGATTCTTGGACCTTACTCCTAGCCGGCGTGTGACATTTCCATTGAGCTACAAGATTGTTGTGGACTTGGGCTGCTGTAAGTTACCCTCATTCATAGTGAAATCCCTCTCATAATAAGAGCAAAAGCTCTTGGCTTGAGCACGAGTAAGGGTGTGTGTGACCCTAGACCTTTGTGGCTCTCCTCAACAATGTGGAGGTAGGCAAGCCTTTGTGGCGAGCTGAACCACGTGATAAATGATGTGTCCAAGTTTATGATCTGATTTGATGATTTGAGTAGTCAGGGTTTAAGTGGTTTGCATTTGAATATGTCTCTACCTTTTCGGTCTGATTTTTGTGCATTGCTTTTCAGTATCATATTCTAGATAGAAGTAAGAAATCTTATGTATCACCTTTTGTAGAAATTTCATACTGTTTGGATTGTTTATTGCTTTCCGGTAGCGCCAGACGTGTGcacgtaggggtggtaatgggctctagattttacactaCAAACTTTAAGGATCGAATCGTATTAGGATCAAGCCCTAttcctattcatttttgaactgacATTATTTAAGGGCCCCAACTTTTTATGAAGGGGCATTTGGattgtgatccattaccacccctatgtGCACGGCAATGTCGGACCTGTGCACGACAGTGCCAGACTGTGGCAGTGGCAGGCTGAGTGCGGCTCTGCCACTCTGGAATTTAATAGTTTCTTGAGCTGAAAATTTACATGTAGCTTATTCACCTCCTCCCTCTAGGCATACTAGATCcttagaagtggtatcagaggcttgTTCCTCTGTAGCGCTTAACCACGTGAGGTATGGCTACATCTAGGCAAGGAAATGATGGGACAAATGATGGGGTTAATCTCTTTTGTGAAGAATAAGCGAATGAGAGAATATCAGCAACAAGAAATGCAACACTCTATGTTGCATATCTGAAGGAGAAAGggcaagaagaaaagaagagcgatgtttgagaatagaagcaagaaaacaagcacaagagttgGAAGAACAAGAAAATCTTCTTAGGAGAGCAGCAAGGAGACTCAAAAGACAAGAGAAACTATGATTAAAATAAGAAGAAGAGAGGCAAAAGAAAGCTAAAAAGAAGAAAGGAAATAAAGTCTTGAAGTTAGATGAGtctagtagtagtgatgatggagATGATGAAAAATCCTACCAAACTAACAAGAGTGGCAACAAGAAAAATCTTTTTGTGAATTATGTGTTTCTatgatatatatacacacacacaagagAATGGAAGTGGAACCATCCAAAACTTATTTTTCTAAAAGGAGGTTGGGCACTAGTGTCGCTCTCTGGCGCGGCAATGCTAGGCGCCAGAGCGACACTGTCGGGCTTTAAGTTTTTCAAAATAACTCCCCTCTTTTTTTGCGCACCCATGACTTAACTCCTCCTTCTCTCCTCTGTGCGCAAACGACCAACCTCACCCGCATTTACGCAGTGAGACTCCCCTCCTCGTCTCCTATCCTCCCCTCTCTCCATTCTTCACCAAATCCACTAACAAATCCAAGGAGCCCTCCATCTGGTGGAATATCTTCTCCCATTAGAGCCAGGGGAGATCAAGGCCCCAAGAATCTGTTGCTGCTTTTCTTCCCCCTTCAATCCAAGGTATTGT
Proteins encoded:
- the LOC103653479 gene encoding CBL-interacting protein kinase 6 is translated as MVEGEAEAEAEVKKGGVLQGRYELGHVLGHGNFGRVHEARDLRTGRGVAVKVLAKDKLLRTGMMEQIKREIAVMKRVSHPNIVELHEVMATRTKIYLALELVRGGDLLARIARSGRVREDVARRYFRQLVSAVDFCHARGVFHRDLKPENLLVDEAGNLKVVDFGLSALADHARADGLLHTICGTPGYVAPEVFRNRGYDGAKADVWSCGVVLYVLLAGSLPFPKDSIAAMFIKMSRRDYRCPPWLSTEARRLIPKLLDPDPDTRITVAQIVETPWFNKPSVSRAVTAAAAEPPAEAACSAKDSGGGDKDELPETLNAFHLISLSAGLDLSPLFDVEGGPARGHREDGMRFATREPASGVVSRLEEVAARSGGRMRVTKSGARGVRLEGAGRGGRKGRLAVAADIFCLAPSVLVVDIKKDGGDTLEYRSFCSEVLRPALKDIVWAADPHPAAAAVDAVRPPSDHCSGS